A genomic segment from Garra rufa chromosome 5, GarRuf1.0, whole genome shotgun sequence encodes:
- the lman2lb gene encoding lectin, mannose-binding 2-like b, with protein sequence MAAIVMKLNGTIYTTVMNLPYTLANKIRLSALLFLMLAFVSRSSGENTNEDNAYEFLKREYSLSKPYQGLGSSSSSHWEFMGNTMIMPEHIRLTPDLQSRQGAVWSRIPCYLRDWELRVQFKIHGEGKKNLNGDGLAIWLTKERMQNGQVFGNANFFTGLGIFVDTYPNDDKQHERTFPFVSAMVGNGSVAYDHDHDGRTNDLGGCTAHIRNVEYDTFLLIRYMKNRLTVMTDIEGKQEWKDCLDIPGVKLPQGYYFGASSATGDLSDNHDLISFKLYELTVERSPEEEEDQQEITLPSVDYRVDPNFHVEDEGRSILTTFFVFIVSVVVLVVVIIVILFLLNHYKENRRKRFY encoded by the exons ATGGCGGCCATCGTGATGAAGTTGAACGGGACTATTTACACAACAGTAATGAATTTACCGTACACTCTGGCAAACAAAATTAGACTATCTGCGTTGTTATTTTTAATGCTCGCTTTTGTGAGTAGGAGTTCTGgagaaaacacaaatgaagataatgCTTATGAATTTCTCAAGCGAGAGTATTCGCTGAGTAAGCCATACCAAG GACTGGGCTCCTCCAGCTCTTCACACTGGGAGTTTATGGGAAACACCATGATCATGCCTGAACACATACGGCTGACACCAGACTTGCAGAGCAGACAAGGAGCTGTATGGAGCCGTATT CCCTGTTACCTCAGGGACTGGGAGCTCCGAGTACAATTTAAGATCCACGGTGAGGGCAAGAAGAACCTGAATGGGGACGGCCTTGCAATATGGCTTACCAAAGAGCGAATGCAAAATG GTCAGGTGTTTGGAAACGCAAACTTTTTTACAGGTCTGGGAATTTTTGTAGACACTTATCCCAATGATGACAAGCAACATGAG AGAACGTTTCCTTTCGTCTCTGCAATGGTTGGAAATGGGAGTGTTGCATACGATCATGACCATGACGGACGGACTAATGATCTCGGTGGCTGCACTGCTCACATTCGCAATGTTGAATACGACACATTCCTCTTGATCAGATACATGAAGAACAGACTCACA GTGATGACAGATATTGAGGGGAAACAAGAGTGGAAGGACTGTCTGGATATACCTGGAGTAAAGCTGCCACAAGGTTACTATTTTGGCGCCTCGTCGGCTACTGGAGATTTATCAG ATAACCATGATCTGATCTCCTTCAAGCTGTATGAGCTTACAGTGGAACGGAGTCCTGAAGAGGAAGAGGACCAGCAGGAGATCACATTGCCTAGTGTGGACTACCGAGTGGACCctaatt TTCATGTGGAGGATGAAGGAAGGAGCATTCTCACCACCTTCTTTGTTTTCattgtttctgttgttgtgctGGTTGTAGTGATTATAGTTATTCTCTTTCTATTGAATCACTATAAAGAGAACCGCCGCAAACGCTTTTACTGA